A single window of Nocardia sp. NBC_01327 DNA harbors:
- a CDS encoding SDR family NAD(P)-dependent oxidoreductase, translated as MVEFRAARRPRPAVNTIAGKRIVITDACSDIGRATARLLASHGAEVLLVARRGSQLVEDCAAIIESGGRAHWNRCDISALGDVDQLVEWLLTEFDSIDVLVNNAARPSRRPVLESLDRFRDYQRTMAVNYFGPLRLTLGLLPAMLAGGSGHVVNVGPWSPTTGAAPNFGAYASSQAAWTTFGQCADAELAPRGIHVTAVHYPAFRMDAAAPTYYTQQPILNPAQAAGWIETAIRTRPNQIQPRFPRALLGLAGMAPRTSRLKYALGI; from the coding sequence ATGGTCGAATTCCGTGCTGCCCGCCGCCCCCGTCCCGCCGTGAATACCATTGCGGGTAAACGCATTGTCATCACCGATGCCTGCTCCGATATCGGCCGGGCCACCGCCCGATTACTCGCCTCCCACGGCGCAGAGGTCCTCCTCGTCGCGCGCCGCGGGAGCCAACTCGTCGAAGACTGCGCCGCCATCATCGAATCCGGCGGGCGCGCCCACTGGAACCGCTGCGATATCTCCGCTCTCGGCGATGTCGATCAGCTCGTCGAATGGCTGCTCACCGAATTCGACAGCATCGATGTTCTTGTCAACAATGCCGCCCGTCCCTCGCGCCGTCCCGTCCTGGAATCCCTGGACCGCTTCCGCGATTACCAGCGCACCATGGCCGTCAACTATTTCGGACCGCTGCGGCTCACCCTCGGTCTACTACCCGCCATGCTGGCGGGCGGCTCGGGCCATGTGGTGAATGTCGGCCCCTGGAGCCCGACCACCGGCGCCGCACCGAATTTCGGGGCCTATGCCAGTTCCCAGGCCGCCTGGACCACCTTCGGCCAATGCGCCGACGCCGAATTGGCCCCGCGCGGTATCCATGTCACCGCGGTGCACTATCCGGCCTTCCGCATGGACGCCGCCGCACCGACGTACTACACCCAGCAGCCGATCCTGAACCCCGCGCAGGCGGCCGGTTGGATCGAGACGGCAATTCGCACCCGCCCCAATCAGATTCAGCCCCGCTTCCCCCGCGCCCTGCTCGGCCTCGCCGGCATGGCACCGCGCACCAGCCGCCTGAAGTACGCGCTCGGCATCTGA
- the ctaC gene encoding aa3-type cytochrome oxidase subunit II, with amino-acid sequence MLVSGCSIDNPWLRFGWPSGVTPQATRMRELWTWSVIAALVMGVLVWGLTFWTIAFHRKKADSPEFPRQTGYNVPLELSYTAAPFVIIAVLFYFTVVVQNYVAERVPDPDVTVDVTAFQWNWKFGYQKVDFKGPGGYQLDGVDHARQDVNQQIQDEYKERTADGHPQPGPNNGLPANDISYLNYDTVETVGTSNEIPILVLPTGKNIEFQLAAADVIHSFWVPEFLFKRDVMPNPKQNHSDNIFQITKIEKTGAFVGRCAEMCGTFHSMMNFEVRAVTPENFTKYMDARKAGQTNAAALQSIGEAPLAVTTQPFNTKRDARGNELASEVK; translated from the coding sequence ATGCTCGTCTCCGGCTGCTCGATCGACAACCCGTGGCTGCGATTCGGTTGGCCCTCGGGCGTCACGCCGCAGGCCACCCGAATGCGTGAGCTGTGGACGTGGTCGGTCATCGCCGCACTGGTGATGGGCGTACTGGTCTGGGGTCTGACGTTCTGGACGATCGCATTCCACCGCAAGAAGGCGGACTCCCCGGAGTTCCCGCGGCAGACCGGTTACAACGTGCCGCTCGAGCTGAGCTACACGGCCGCTCCGTTCGTGATCATCGCGGTGCTGTTCTACTTCACCGTGGTGGTGCAGAACTACGTGGCCGAGCGGGTTCCGGATCCGGATGTCACCGTCGATGTGACGGCCTTCCAGTGGAACTGGAAGTTCGGGTACCAGAAGGTCGACTTCAAGGGCCCGGGCGGTTACCAGCTCGACGGTGTGGATCACGCCCGTCAGGATGTGAACCAGCAGATCCAGGACGAGTACAAGGAGCGGACGGCCGACGGCCACCCGCAGCCCGGACCGAACAATGGCCTGCCGGCCAATGACATCTCGTACCTGAACTACGACACGGTCGAGACCGTCGGCACCTCGAACGAGATTCCGATCCTGGTGCTGCCCACCGGTAAGAACATCGAGTTCCAGCTGGCCGCCGCGGACGTCATCCACTCCTTCTGGGTGCCGGAGTTCCTGTTCAAGCGCGACGTCATGCCGAACCCGAAGCAGAACCACTCGGACAATATCTTCCAGATCACCAAGATCGAGAAGACCGGCGCGTTCGTCGGCCGTTGCGCCGAGATGTGCGGCACGTTCCACTCGATGATGAACTTCGAGGTTCGCGCCGTGACGCCGGAGAACTTCACGAAGTACATGGATGCGCGCAAGGCTGGTCAGACCAATGCCGCAGCGCTGCAGAGTATCGGCGAGGCACCGTTGGCAGTCACCACCCAGCCGTTCAATACCAAGCGCGATGCGCGTGGCAATGAACTTGCCTCCGAAGTCAAGTGA
- a CDS encoding cytochrome c oxidase subunit 4: protein MKVEARIFELLAVFFAIVGVVYGYFTSQSRTGVEWAGTTAIVLTAGLAIIVGTYFRFVARRLDLRPEDFEEAEIADGAGDLGFFSPGSFWPILLAASGSVAALGFAFFQYWLIAVGVVCILFSAGGLVFEYHIGPEKH from the coding sequence ATGAAGGTCGAAGCTCGCATCTTCGAACTGCTCGCGGTCTTCTTCGCGATCGTGGGCGTCGTATACGGCTACTTCACCAGCCAGTCGCGTACCGGCGTCGAATGGGCCGGTACCACCGCCATCGTGCTGACGGCCGGTCTGGCGATCATCGTCGGTACCTATTTCCGCTTCGTCGCCCGTCGACTGGACCTGCGTCCGGAAGACTTCGAAGAGGCGGAGATCGCGGACGGCGCCGGCGACCTGGGCTTCTTCTCGCCCGGTTCGTTCTGGCCCATCCTGCTGGCCGCCTCGGGTTCCGTTGCCGCCCTCGGCTTCGCGTTCTTCCAGTACTGGCTGATCGCGGTCGGCGTGGTCTGCATCCTGTTCTCCGCCGGCGGGCTGGTGTTCGAGTACCACATCGGACCTGAGAAGCACTGA